In one Ictalurus furcatus strain D&B chromosome 10, Billie_1.0, whole genome shotgun sequence genomic region, the following are encoded:
- the b3gnt5a gene encoding lactosylceramide 1,3-N-acetyl-beta-D-glucosaminyltransferase A, translating into MIMNFRRVKKSQFPKLIFMCCVLLTMLYWEQVDNHIVSHMKSFSYRYLINSYNFINKSLSVSHEEASRFNSFPYLIDHKDTCIEKDVLLLLFVKTSPEHFLRRQAIRSTWGNHTYIKRELGVNVKVVFVMGVHPAGHKHDAIQKQLQAEDQIYKDLVQQAFLDTFHNLTVKLLLQFHWAHANCAHARFLMSADDDIFVHIPNLVRSLQELSAQGVVDLWVGHVHRGSPPIRRKNSKYYVPVQMYPWSAYPDYTAGAGYVVSRDVADKIYQATLSLNASLHIDDVFMGICAITVGVSPQEHVYFSGEGKAPYHPCIYEKMITSHGHADDVGYLWKVATSPKVNGISSGFFGKLYCTAVKIRLLCWPSFTNTYSCKAAFL; encoded by the coding sequence ATGATTATGAATTTCAGGAGGGTCAAAAAATCTCAGTTCCCAAAGCTAATTTTCATGTGCTGTGTCCTCTTGACAATGCTGTACTGGGAGCAAGTGGACAATCACATCGTGAGCCATATGAAGTCCTTCTCCTACCGCTACCTGATCAACAGCTACAACTTCATCAACAAGTCCTTGAGCGTGAGCCATGAAGAGGCTTCCCGCTTCAATAGCTTTCCATACCTCATAGACCACAAGGACACGTGTATAGAGAAGGATGTGCTGCTTCTTCTCTTCGTTAAAACCTCCCCGGAGCACTTTTTGAGAAGGCAAGCGATTCGCTCTACATGGGGGAACCACACTTACATCAAGAGGGAGCTGGGTGTCAATGTGAAGGTGGTGTTTGTTATGGGTGTCCACCCAGCTGGACACAAACATGATGCAATTCAGAAACAGCTCCAGGCTGAGGACCAGATCTACAAAGACTTGGTCCAGCAGGCTTTTCTGGACACTTTCCACAACCTGACTGTGAAACTCCTGCTGCAATTCCACTGGGCGCATGCCAACTGTGCCCACGCTCGCTTTTTAATGTCTGCCGATGATGACATCTTTGTCCACATACCCAACCTGGTCCGTTCTCTCCAGGAGCTCAGCGCTCAGGGTGTTGTGGATCTCTGGGTGGGACACGTTCACCGTGGTTCGCCTCCTATTCGACGCAAGAACAGCAAATATTACGTGCCCGTCCAGATGTACCCATGGTCCGCCTACCCAGACTACACTGCAGGAGCGGGCTATGTAGTGTCCAGGGACGTAGCTGACAAAATTTACCAGGCTACTTTGTCCCTTAACGCCTCTCTCCACATCGATGACGTTTTTATGGGCATCTGCGCAATCACCGTTGGGGTATCACCCCAGGAACATGTTTACTTCTCAGGTGAGGGGAAAGCCCCCTATCACCCATGCATTTATGAGAAGATGATCACCTCTCATGGACACGCAGATGATGTCGGCTATCTTTGGAAGGTTGCAACTTCCCCAAAGGTAAATGGCATCTCTTCAGGTTTCTTTGGGAAACTATACTGCACAGCTGTGAAAATCAGGCTGCTCTGTTGGCCCTCCTTTACAAACACATATTCCTGCAAAGCAGCCTTTTTATGA